The Acinetobacter chinensis genomic sequence CTTTCGCAGCCTATATGCTCAAAATAAAGCAGAATTTATTTTTAAGACAGCTTGCTTACTGTTTATTTGTCGCAGGGCAGGTCGCAATCCTGTTTCATACTTATGATTTAACGGAGAAGATTTATCCACTGTTGTTGATTCAGGCTGTTGGGCTGATCGTCGCATATTGGGTCAGAACGCACTGGTTCTTTGTTTTTGTTCAATTGTCTGCGCTCTATGCTTTGGGTGTTGCGATGATCTGGCATGACAATGCAGCACATTTCTGGATGGGAAATGTTGAAAATTTTGCTTATCTGACGCTGCTGACTTATGTTTTTTATACGGCGCTGCTGTGGGTTCAGAAAATTCAACCGCAACAATATCAAAGAAGTTTGATGCTTTCTAATTTAGTGATTACTGTTTTTTCTGTTGGTTTTTACGCTTTTTTAGGAAAAAGTGAATTCGCTGATATTCAGCTTATTCCAGCCTTTACATTTGGTCTTCCGATTTTGTGGTGTGTATTATTTTTAATTCTGCATATACAGAATCAGTTCAATTTTTTAGCACAATGTGTTTTAGCTATCTTTGGCGCTGTGCTGATTTATTATGGTTGTTTTGAAATATTTAACGTATTAGCTGTACTTTCATGGGCTTTGATGAAGCATGATAAATTCATCTCTGCTTTTGCATTGTTGACCTTTACGGTTATTTTATGGTGCTTATATTATTCACTGGAAGTGACTTTTCTGGTGAAAAGCCTGAGTATCTTTATTTCAGGCATCACGCTGTTATTGCTGAGTCTATGTTTAGTGCGTTTTAAAAAATAAAGAGGGGATAGCACAATGAAAAAAAATATCCCTTTGGTTATCGCCATTCTGAGTGTTGTATTTTTTCTTGGCCTGATCCTGAAAAATGAGCAACATTTAAAACACAGTGACAGTATTTATATTCAGCTTGCACCCGTAGATCCGCGCTCTTTAATCCAGGGGGACTACATGGTGCTCAATTATGATCTAAGCTTTTCTGATGTGGCTGTGCAAAAGGGTGATCCACATATTCCCATGAATGCTACTGCAATTAAAAATAAGTCTTCGGTTGTTGCTTATGTCGCACTCGATGCACAGCGTCGTCTGGTGAAAACCAGTCTGGATCCACAATTACTGGAAATGTCTCCATCCGCCAGTCATCGTATCGTGCTTAAAAATCCTGATAATCGTCTGGATCGGCTTTATCCTGCTTCGAACAGCTTTCTGTTTGCAGAGGGCTTGGCTGAGTGTTATCAAGAGGCTCAGTATGCCGAATTTAAAGTCGATGAAAAGGGCAATGCTATTCTTGCTTCGTTGCGTGGCGGTGATTTAAATGCTTTAGGTTGTGAGAATCATAAGAAGTGGTGGGGTGCTAATTGACCTATCTTCATATAAAGGTTAAGTCTGAATAGAAAAAACCCGCATTAAGCGGGTTTTTTAGAATCTTTGATACTGAATTAAGCCACCTGGACAGGAATACAGTTCGCTGTGTGGTTCACAGTATTGTCTGGATTTGCATACACAAGACGCGGTTTATGTGCATCCGCTTCTGCATTGGTAAAGTCACCAAATGTTGCAATAATCACGATATCGCCAACATCTGCCTGGTGTGCAGCACCGCCATTGACAGAAATAATGCCTGAGTTATCTTCACCACGAATCGCGTAAGTTGTGAAGCGTTTACCATTTGTCACGTTCCAGACATGAATTTCTTCATATTCACGGATGCCAGCTAAATCCATCAGAACGCCATCAATCGCACAGGAGCCTTCATAATGAAGTTCTGCATGAGTAACGAAAGCGCGGTGAATTTTACATTTTAATAAACGAGATAGCATGGCTAGCGTCTCCTTAGTGGACCTAAGATGTTTTATCTTATGGTTGAATCAAATAGCTTCGTCCTGGACAGGGTTCAGCGCAAACGCATTTTGCTCTGAAATAAACGTCAAGGCAAGCGCTATTGTTCAACAATTCGTGAATTTATCAGTTCGGTTTGTAAGCATTGATCTGATTCATGGCTTGCTGTACATCACCATTGACCAGCAGTTTAATGCGGGATAATGCATGATGAAGCGCATCGTCCATCAGAGTCTGTTCTGAGGAAGGTGCTTTGCCAAGGACATGTCCAGATACGCGTTCTTTTGAACCTGGATGACCGATTCCTATACGTAAACGATGGAAATCAGGACCGATGTGGGGAACAATATCTTTTAAACCATTGTGTCCACCATGACCGCCACCTGTTTTCAGGCGAATGACACCTGGATTCATATCCAGTTCATCATGGGCTATCAGCATGGATGATGGGGCAATG encodes the following:
- the panD gene encoding aspartate 1-decarboxylase produces the protein MLSRLLKCKIHRAFVTHAELHYEGSCAIDGVLMDLAGIREYEEIHVWNVTNGKRFTTYAIRGEDNSGIISVNGGAAHQADVGDIVIIATFGDFTNAEADAHKPRLVYANPDNTVNHTANCIPVQVA
- a CDS encoding GDYXXLXY domain-containing protein; translation: MKKNIPLVIAILSVVFFLGLILKNEQHLKHSDSIYIQLAPVDPRSLIQGDYMVLNYDLSFSDVAVQKGDPHIPMNATAIKNKSSVVAYVALDAQRRLVKTSLDPQLLEMSPSASHRIVLKNPDNRLDRLYPASNSFLFAEGLAECYQEAQYAEFKVDEKGNAILASLRGGDLNALGCENHKKWWGAN
- the pth gene encoding aminoacyl-tRNA hydrolase — translated: MSDISLIVGLGNPGKEYAQTRHNAGFWFVERLADQYGISLKADPKFNGISGRGNIEGQDVRLLLPTTFMNASGKSVVPFAKFYNIAPSSMLIAHDELDMNPGVIRLKTGGGHGGHNGLKDIVPHIGPDFHRLRIGIGHPGSKERVSGHVLGKAPSSEQTLMDDALHHALSRIKLLVNGDVQQAMNQINAYKPN